The following nucleotide sequence is from Halorussus caseinilyticus.
CAGGTCAGAAAGCGAAATTTCGTTGCTCCAGTAGAGTTTGTTATCAACTTCAACAGGTGCAAATTGAACATCTAAAATTGAGTTCAGCTCTTTTTCACTTACGCGAAACGTATCGAGTAAGCCAGAGGCCAGATGGCGAGTCGTCTCTTCATCCATGAACTTCGCCAAGGTTCCGAGTCGATAGGACGAACTAGGGTACGAATAATGGCTAATCAGATACTCGCTTCCAACCCTTTTAATGTCGAACTTTACTAAACCACCGCTATCACCCTCACAAAGTGACAACCCGCCATCCCCAATAGTGACGTACTCGATGGACACCAGCACCTCCTTCACGGCGATGCTCAGCGCCGAGCGCAACGAGAACCCTGAGTTCAGCAACCGCGCTAGCGCCCGACCCACCTTCGTCGCGGCCGAGTTGACCACCTCCGCGAGCGTCACCACGCCGCCGGTACTCCCCTTCTCGACCAGTTTCGCGCCTTGCTCGTAAGACCGGCACGCATTCAGTAGGAACGCCTCGACGCCCACCGACTCCAGCGAGTCGGCGTCGAGGTGGCCGTCAACACACCGGAAACCTTCCTCGTCGGCGTGGCCGATGTAGTGCAAGAAGTCCGCCGAGGACTCCAGCAAATCGGCGAGTTCGGCCGTGGTCAACTCCTCGTGAATCGTCACGTCGTAGTTCACGAAGTCGCACAAGTCGAATATACACGCCCTAACTTTTTTAGATGCTAAATGAAAGCAAAATAAATAATTTGTATTCCAAACGGACGTTTTAACTAATTGCTACTAGAACCAATATATTAGGTCAACTCAACAACCGATACCACTTTTTACAATATATTTCATAGTTAGAATACTTTAGAAAAATATAATTTCAGATAGCAGAGTGTTATGCATGCATGTCGAAGACAACCATGCTTGACACGCTCGCACAGCACCCACGACTAATCGGTTTCCTATTCACCACCGGAATGGTTCTGGCACAAACAGGAAACGCCGCGGCGAATCAAATCGGTGCAAATCCTGGTCCCTAATTACAAAACTTCGGGAAGGTCATTACCCCAATAGAGTTCTTCCTCTATGAGTACAGGGACGATATTTTCATCGTTGTTTATGAAATCCATTATTTCGTCCTTTGTGAATTGAAAGGGCCTAAGCGAGCCAGATGATAGATAATTAGTTGATGACTCTTCTGCTATACTATTTGCTATAGTTCCAAGACCATGCGACGAGCAAGGATGAGCATAAGGGACGAAAATATATTGATTCTCCTCCTCTCCCTCCTCAATACGGTACGAAATAGGACATCCGTTGTCGTTTTCACACAACATCAACCCGCCATCCCCAATAGTGACGTACTCGATGGACACCAGTACCTCCTTCTCGGCGATACTCAGCGCCGAGCGCAACGAGAACCCTGAGTTCAGCAACCGCGCTAGCGCCCGACCCACCTTCGTCGCGGCCGAGTTGACCACCTCCGCGAGCGTCACCACGCCGCCGGTACTCCCCTTCTCGACCAGCTTCGCGCCTTGCTCGTAAGACCGGCACGCATTCAGTAGGAACGCCTCGACGCCCACCGACTCCAGCGAGTCGGCGTCGAGGTGGCCGTCAACACACCGGAACCCCTCGTCGTCGGCGTGGCCGATGTAGTGCAAGAAGTCCGCCGAGGATTCGAGTAGGTCTCCAAGTTCCGCGACGGTCAACTCCTCGTGAATCGTCACGTCGTAGTTCACGAAGTCGCGCAGGCCGTAGAACTCGCCGACGACGCTCTCTTCGTCCATCTCCGGGTCGTTGCAGACGACGTGGACCTCGATGTCCGAGTCGTCCGGCGGCGTGCGCTCGGCCTGCCGACGCAGGGACGCTATCGTCACCTTGTTCGCGTTGATGGGGTAGCCCTCGCCCACCCACGCGTGTTCGATGGTCTCTGCCGGTTCGACCCGAAACATCTCGTCGTCCGTGGTCCACGTCTCGCGCGTGTTCCGGGTCAGTGCGTCGTCGCGCCCGCCCCGCGTCGAAGCGTCGTCGCTCGCGCTCCGGGTGAAGTCGCCCGAGGCGACGGCCGACCGCGTGAACTCGTCCAGTTCCTCGAACGTCGGCTCGACCGACTGGTCGGTCGGGTCCTCGGGCGTCCGCAACAGCGCGAGTTCGTGGGCGAAGTACGGGAGCGCCGCCGCGTTCCCGGCCGTCGGCACCACGTCGGTCGTGAGGTGCCAGTCCAGTACGTGCGGTTCGAGCGCGTCGAACGGCACCGAGAGGTACCGAGGCAGTTGCTCGGCCAGCGGTCGGCCGTAGAGGTCCGGGAAGTCGAGGTCCACCGCGGGTTCGACCTGCTCGCGCTCGTGGAGTTCGACCGGGTAGTAGCCCTCGGTCCGAGTCAGGCAGTCGAGGAAGAACACCTGCTTCAACACGCGGTTGACCGTCGCCTCGTAGCCACCCGCGCCGTCGAGGTCGTACTCGAAGTCGCCCGCGACGAGTCGGGGGTCGGACCCGGCGACGAGTTCGGCACCGAGGTAGTACGCCAGCGACGCGCTCGGATAGACGTGTTCTCGGTCGGGCGGCAGGACGATTTCGACGCCCGTGTCGGGAGCGTCGATGCCGTCCGAGACAGCAAACGAGTCGCCGCGCTCGACCCGCGGCGGATGTCCGCGCAGGGTCGGAAACGACCGCTCGCACGAGGTGGTCTTGAGCGCGGACCCGAACAGCGAAACCGCCGCCATCGCGTCTTCCACGTCGTCGGTCACGGTAATCGTCCCGAGCGGTCGCTCGTGGAACGACCGCGCGCCGACCCGAACCCGACGACGCTCGCCGAAACTGGCGGTGACGGACTCGTCGCCCGGCCGTATCTCGAAGGGACCGTCCACGACGAGGTAGAGTTTCATCGGCGTACTCTGGAGTTCGACGAGGTAGCGGCCAGCACCGAACGTCTGGGTCTCGCTGGTGGTCGCGTCGGCGAGCATTTCGCCGGTGTGTCGCCGGACGACGGTCGAGACCAGTTTCGGAATCTCGACCGCCGAGGCTTCGAACCCCACCGCAACGTCCACGGGAAAGTAGAAACCGTCGGTCGATTCGGACTCCGGTTCGACGGACTCGGGCGTGTACAACTCGAACCGGGCGTTCTCGATTGGGTCGAAGACGCCGAGACCCGAACGGTGGTCGAGTACGTCGAACTCCATTCGCTCGAAAGCGTCTCTTCCCGCGTTTATAGTTCTATCCACACCGGAACACGCGTGGCGTGGTAACTGTGGGAACGTTAGGTTGTCTCTCCCACGGTCGTCCGCGATAGGTCCGCGTATCGGTACCGTTATGAACCGATAGCTATTTCGGAGAGATAGTCTATAATGACGATACCGCAGATGAAGCAACTTCGTTCTCGGTTGGACGAAAGCGGCGCACGGCGTGCGCTCGTTCGCGGTGCGAACCCGCCGCCGCGCCCGCCCGAGACCGTGACGGTCGAACCGTCCGTCACGGCATCGGTGGGTCCCGACGGCGGCGCGCGCCGTTGTACGTGACCGCCGAGGCACCGAGCGGTCGGACCGTCCGGCGCTACGACGGCACCGACGCGACAGCGGCCGCCGACTGCGCGGCGGACCTGACCGCCGACCGCGACCCCCAAGAAGTGTGGCTCTGCGAACGCGACCAGATTCGCTCGTGGTGGGGCGACGGCGTGGTGGCCCTGCTCGAACGCCGACTCGCCACCGCCGCGCGCCGGGCGGACGCACGGCTAGTCGTCTGGACGAGCGAAACCGACGGAGCGGACGGAGACGGTACCGGTGAGACGGGTGGCGACGGAACCGGCCGAGACGAAGCGGTCGAAGACCGCTACGACGTGGTACTCGACCTGTAGCGCGCCAGCAGGTCGCTGGCCTCGACGCCGACATCGGTGCTGTCGCAGGCCGGACACTGAACCGCCAGCGAGAGACCCGGCGACGACGCGGGTCGTCGGGGGTCCGCGGTAGCGTGGCGGTCCGCGTCGGCGGCGGAGTCGGCGACGGTTCCGTCGCCGACTCCGGTCGCGGCAGACGATTCGGCGTCGTGGTCCCCGGCCGGACTGGGGACCGCGAGCGCGAACTGGACGAGCAGTACGAACGTACCGGTGTGACCGCAGTTGTAGCAGTGCGTCATGGTTGTCGGACCGGCAGGTGCGTTCCGCGCGCCGGTCGGCCCGAACTGGTGCGGTATCGTACTTGAACCTTAGTAGAGGTATTTTTGTATTTGTCTTAGCAATGTTTTT
It contains:
- a CDS encoding DUF7503 family protein, with product MLDTLAQHPRLIGFLFTTGMVLAQTGNAAANQIGANPGP